A window from Dioscorea cayenensis subsp. rotundata cultivar TDr96_F1 chromosome 10, TDr96_F1_v2_PseudoChromosome.rev07_lg8_w22 25.fasta, whole genome shotgun sequence encodes these proteins:
- the LOC120270608 gene encoding 2-alkenal reductase (NADP(+)-dependent)-like, protein MAFGDEKGVVEGNKKVLLKKYVNGFVQESDMEVVTDETILLELPHEGSKDTVLVKNLYLSCDPFMRALMSKMSESHYIEAFVPGNVIKGFGVSRVLESGHPDFKEGEYVWGITGWEEYSLITDTEKIFKIPFTDVPLSYYTGLLGLTGFTAYVGFNEICSPKKGEYVFISAASGAVGQLVGQLAKLMGCYVVGTAGSDEKVELLKTKFGFDDAFNYKKEKSLRAALRRCFPKGIDIYFENVGGAMLDAVLLNMRNKGRISACGMISQYNLEKLEGVHFLVKVITKQLTMKGFNVADYFDLYPKFLELIMPYIKNGEITYLEDKAEGIENAPAALVGLFTGKNVGKQLVVLAEE, encoded by the exons ATGGCTTTTGGAGATGAAAAAGGAGTGGTTGAGGGGAACAAGAAGGTGCTGTTGAAGAAGTATGTGAATGGGTTTGTGCAAGAGAGTGATATGGAGGTTGTCACTGATGAAACTATCCTTCTTGAACTTCCTCATGAAGGATCTAAGGATACTGTTCTAGTTAAGAACCTCTATCTTTCTTGTGATCCTTTCATGAGAGCTCTAATGTCCAAGATGAGCGAGTCTCACTACATTGAAGCTTTTGTGCCTGGCAAT gTTATCAAAGGTTTTGGAGTGAGTAGAGTATTGGAATCTGGTCATCCTGATTTCAAAGAAGGGGAGTATGTATGGGGGATAACTGGATGGGAAGAGTATAGTCTCATCACTGACactgagaaaattttcaagatccCATTCACTGATGTTCCTCTTTCTTATTACACTGGCCTCCTTG GTTTGACAGGATTCACAGCATATGTAGGATTCAATGAGATATGTTCTCCAAAGAAAGGAGAGTATGTATTCATATCAGCAGCATCAGGAGCTGTTGGGCAGCTTGTGGGACAATTGGCCAAACTCATGGGATGCTATGTTGTTGGTACTGCTGGTTCTGATGAGAAGGTTGAGCTTTTGAAAACCAAGTTTGGATTTGATGATGCTTTTAACTACAAGAAGGAGAAGAGCTTGAGAGCCGCATTAAGGAGATGCTTTCCTAAaggtatagatatatatttcgAGAACGTCGGTGGTGCAATGCTTGATGCTGTTCTTTTGAACATGAGGAACAAAGGCAGGATATCAGCATGTGGAATGATTTCACAGTATAATTTGGAGAAGCTGGAAGGAGTGCATTTCTTGGTGAAAGTAATCACCAAACAACTAACAATGAAAGGATTCAATGTTGCTGACTATTTCGATCTTTATCCGAAGTTTCTGGAGCTGATCATGCCATACATTAAGAATGGAGAAATCACATATTTGGAAGACAAGGCCGAAGGAATTGAGAATGCACCTGCTGCTCTTGTTGGACTCTTTACAGGCAAAAATGTCGGCAAACAATTGGTCGTTCTTGCTGAAGAGTGA
- the LOC120270614 gene encoding 2-alkenal reductase (NADP(+)-dependent)-like, which produces MAAELVPNKKVIFKNYITGFVKETDMELITSDTIQLKLPEESPGMIVKNLYLSCDPYMRSRMSKHDEPSYVPDFVAGSVISGLGVSKVVYSGHPDFSAGDLVWGMIGWEEYSVITNPESFFKIKDTDFPLSYYTGILGMPGLTAYIGFYEICAPKKGEYVFVSAASGAVGQLVGQFAKLMGCYVVGSAGSDEKVNLLKSKFDFDEAFNYKKEPDLNATLKRHFPEGIDIYFDNVGGAMLNAVLLNMRSHGRISACGMISQYNLEKPEGVYNLVFIIMKRIRFEGFVILDYFPRYYEFVEKIISDIRQGKIKYVEDQVEGLENAPAALVGLYKGLNVGKQLVVIAHE; this is translated from the exons ATGGCGGCGGAGCTGGTGCCAAACAAGAAGGTTATCTTCAAGAACTACATCACCGGGTTCGTCAAAGAGACGGACATGGAGCTCATCACCTCCGACACCATCCAATTGAAGCTTCCCGAAGAATCGCCGGGGATGATCGTCAAGAATCTTTACCTCTCCTGCGATCCTTACATGCGGAGCCGCATGTCCAAGCATGATGAACCCAGCTACGTTCCCGATTTCGTCGCCGGCTCG GTAATCTCTGGTTTAGGTGTGAGCAAAGTAGTGTATTCTGGGCATCCAGATTTCAGTGCGGGGGACTTGGTTTGGGGAATGATAGGATGGGAAGAATACAGTGTCATCACAAATCCTGAGAGCTTTTTTAAGATCAAAGACACTGATTTTCCCCTTTCTTATTACACTGGTATTCTAG GCATGCCAGGATTAACAGCATATATTGGATTTTATGAGATTTGTGCTCCAAAAAAAGGGGAATATGTTTTTGTATCAGCAGCATCAGGTGCTGTTGGTCAGCTTGTTGGTCAATTTGCCAAATTAATGGGTTGTTATGTGGTTGGTAGTGCTGGCTCTGACGAAAAG GTTAACTTACTCAAGAGCAAGTTTGATTTTGATGAggcttttaattataaaaaggaaCCTGATTTGAATGCAACTCTAAAGAG GCACTTCCCAGAAGGCATTGACATCTATTTCGATAACGTTGGCGGTGCAATGCTCAATGCCGTGCTGCTTAACATGAGATCCCATGGCAGGATTTCAGCCTGCGGGATGATTTCTCAGTACAATCTTGAGAAACCTGAGGGTGTCTACAACTTAGTGTTCATTATCATGAAGCGAATCCGATTTGAGGGATTTGTGATTCTCGACTACTTCCCTCGGTACTACGAATTTGTTGAAAAAATCATATCAGATATCAGACAAGGCAAGATCAAATACGTCGAAGATCAAGTAGAAGGACTAGAGAATGCTCCCGCCGCGCTTGTTGGTTTGTATAAAGGTCTCAATGTTGGCAAACAGTTGGTTGTAATTGCTCATGAGTAG